Proteins found in one Hirundo rustica isolate bHirRus1 unplaced genomic scaffold, bHirRus1.pri.v3 unplaced_BUSCO_339203at7742, whole genome shotgun sequence genomic segment:
- the LOC120748273 gene encoding LETM1 domain-containing protein 1-like isoform X3 — translation MALSRAAARGGLWRLGPSALSPPRERMQPQLALGVPRSQVRSRSSRAASRALVAAVVAAAQRVNASFEQYLQRSFPRFYLLHSTFKTGIQALFLEVKEIGKIKSRMRRQRLSARQLPYRDMERLRQFRRDVLKAIPIGIIAIPPFANFLVIVLMYFFPRQLLIRHFWTPKQQLEFLDAYDRARRLSYPDVLRGLALAARALPQPQPRELLQQLCAQVQGGARPGLEQLLAVRSSFSGSVLALNALRAEHARALSRVLFLTPHFPAFLLRRRLRSHVLEIRHLDRALLHLGPGQLSEEELRAACYLRGLNPTRLGRAECRAWLEQWLRLSCELRASEASLLAHSMVLLSLNYSN, via the exons ATGGCGCTGTCCAGGGCCGCGGCCCGGGGGGGGCTCTGGCGCCTCGGCCCCTCCGCCCTGAGCCCCCCCCGCGAGCGGATGCAGCCGCAACTCGCTCTGGGCGTGCCCAG GTCCCAGGTGCGTTCCCGGTCCTCCCGCGCCGCCTCCCGCGCCCTCGTGGCCGCCGTGGTCGCCGCAGCCCAGAGGGTGAATGCCAGCTTCGAGCAGTACCTGCAAAGGAGCTTCCCCCGCTTCTACCTCCTGCACAGCACCTTCAAAACAG ggatCCAAGCGCTCTTCCTGGAGGTGAAGGAGATCGGGAAAATCAAATCCAGGATGCGGCGGCAGCGGCTGAGCGCGCGGCAGCTCCCGTACCGCGACATGGAGCGGCTGCGCCAG TTCCGCAGGGACGTGCTCAAGGCCATTCCCATCGGGATCATCGCCATCCCGCCCTTCGCCAATTTCCTGGTCATTGTCTTGAT GTATTTCTTCCCACGGCAGCTCCTGATCCGCCACTTCTGGACtcccaagcagcagctggagttcCTGGACGCCTACGACCGCGCGCGCCGGCTCTCGTACCCCGACGTGCTGCGCGGCCTGGCGCTGGCGGCGCgggccctgccccagccccagccccgggagctcctgcagcagctctgcgcTCAG GTGCAGGGAGGCGCCCGGCCGGgtctggagcagctcctggccgTGAGGAGTTCCTTCTCCGGCTCCGTGCTGGCGTTGAACGCGCTCCGGGCGGAGCACGCG AGAGCCCTGAGCCGCGTGCTCTTCCTCACCCCGCACTTCCCGGCCTTCCTCCTGCGGCGCCGCCTGCGCAGCCACGTCCTGGAGATCCGGCACCTGGACCGCGCCCTGCTGCACCTGGGCCCGGGCCAGCTCTCCGAGGAGGAGCTGCGAGCG GCCTGTTACCTGCGTGGGCTGAACCCCACTCGGCTGGGCCGGGCCGAGTGCCGAGCGTGGCTGGAGCAGTGGCTCCGGCTCTCCTGCGAGCTCCGAG CCTCTGAAGCCTCGCTGCTGGCCCACAGCATGGTCCTGCTGTCCCTCAACTACAG CAATTAA
- the LOC120748273 gene encoding LETM1 domain-containing protein 1-like isoform X2, translating into MALSRAAARGGLWRLGPSALSPPRERMQPQLALGVPRSQVRSRSSRAASRALVAAVVAAAQRVNASFEQYLQRSFPRFYLLHSTFKTGIQALFLEVKEIGKIKSRMRRQRLSARQLPYRDMERLRQFRRDVLKAIPIGIIAIPPFANFLVIVLMYFFPRQLLIRHFWTPKQQLEFLDAYDRARRLSYPDVLRGLALAARALPQPQPRELLQQLCAQGGARPGLEQLLAVRSSFSGSVLALNALRAEHARALSRVLFLTPHFPAFLLRRRLRSHVLEIRHLDRALLHLGPGQLSEEELRAACYLRGLNPTRLGRAECRAWLEQWLRLSCELRASEASLLAHSMVLLSLNYRQAPE; encoded by the exons ATGGCGCTGTCCAGGGCCGCGGCCCGGGGGGGGCTCTGGCGCCTCGGCCCCTCCGCCCTGAGCCCCCCCCGCGAGCGGATGCAGCCGCAACTCGCTCTGGGCGTGCCCAG GTCCCAGGTGCGTTCCCGGTCCTCCCGCGCCGCCTCCCGCGCCCTCGTGGCCGCCGTGGTCGCCGCAGCCCAGAGGGTGAATGCCAGCTTCGAGCAGTACCTGCAAAGGAGCTTCCCCCGCTTCTACCTCCTGCACAGCACCTTCAAAACAG ggatCCAAGCGCTCTTCCTGGAGGTGAAGGAGATCGGGAAAATCAAATCCAGGATGCGGCGGCAGCGGCTGAGCGCGCGGCAGCTCCCGTACCGCGACATGGAGCGGCTGCGCCAG TTCCGCAGGGACGTGCTCAAGGCCATTCCCATCGGGATCATCGCCATCCCGCCCTTCGCCAATTTCCTGGTCATTGTCTTGAT GTATTTCTTCCCACGGCAGCTCCTGATCCGCCACTTCTGGACtcccaagcagcagctggagttcCTGGACGCCTACGACCGCGCGCGCCGGCTCTCGTACCCCGACGTGCTGCGCGGCCTGGCGCTGGCGGCGCgggccctgccccagccccagccccgggagctcctgcagcagctctgcgcTCAG GGAGGCGCCCGGCCGGgtctggagcagctcctggccgTGAGGAGTTCCTTCTCCGGCTCCGTGCTGGCGTTGAACGCGCTCCGGGCGGAGCACGCG AGAGCCCTGAGCCGCGTGCTCTTCCTCACCCCGCACTTCCCGGCCTTCCTCCTGCGGCGCCGCCTGCGCAGCCACGTCCTGGAGATCCGGCACCTGGACCGCGCCCTGCTGCACCTGGGCCCGGGCCAGCTCTCCGAGGAGGAGCTGCGAGCG GCCTGTTACCTGCGTGGGCTGAACCCCACTCGGCTGGGCCGGGCCGAGTGCCGAGCGTGGCTGGAGCAGTGGCTCCGGCTCTCCTGCGAGCTCCGAG CCTCTGAAGCCTCGCTGCTGGCCCACAGCATGGTCCTGCTGTCCCTCAACTACAGGCAAGCCCCAGAGTGa
- the LOC120748273 gene encoding LETM1 domain-containing protein 1-like isoform X1, whose translation MALSRAAARGGLWRLGPSALSPPRERMQPQLALGVPRSQVRSRSSRAASRALVAAVVAAAQRVNASFEQYLQRSFPRFYLLHSTFKTGIQALFLEVKEIGKIKSRMRRQRLSARQLPYRDMERLRQFRRDVLKAIPIGIIAIPPFANFLVIVLMYFFPRQLLIRHFWTPKQQLEFLDAYDRARRLSYPDVLRGLALAARALPQPQPRELLQQLCAQVQGGARPGLEQLLAVRSSFSGSVLALNALRAEHARALSRVLFLTPHFPAFLLRRRLRSHVLEIRHLDRALLHLGPGQLSEEELRAACYLRGLNPTRLGRAECRAWLEQWLRLSCELRASEASLLAHSMVLLSLNYRQAPE comes from the exons ATGGCGCTGTCCAGGGCCGCGGCCCGGGGGGGGCTCTGGCGCCTCGGCCCCTCCGCCCTGAGCCCCCCCCGCGAGCGGATGCAGCCGCAACTCGCTCTGGGCGTGCCCAG GTCCCAGGTGCGTTCCCGGTCCTCCCGCGCCGCCTCCCGCGCCCTCGTGGCCGCCGTGGTCGCCGCAGCCCAGAGGGTGAATGCCAGCTTCGAGCAGTACCTGCAAAGGAGCTTCCCCCGCTTCTACCTCCTGCACAGCACCTTCAAAACAG ggatCCAAGCGCTCTTCCTGGAGGTGAAGGAGATCGGGAAAATCAAATCCAGGATGCGGCGGCAGCGGCTGAGCGCGCGGCAGCTCCCGTACCGCGACATGGAGCGGCTGCGCCAG TTCCGCAGGGACGTGCTCAAGGCCATTCCCATCGGGATCATCGCCATCCCGCCCTTCGCCAATTTCCTGGTCATTGTCTTGAT GTATTTCTTCCCACGGCAGCTCCTGATCCGCCACTTCTGGACtcccaagcagcagctggagttcCTGGACGCCTACGACCGCGCGCGCCGGCTCTCGTACCCCGACGTGCTGCGCGGCCTGGCGCTGGCGGCGCgggccctgccccagccccagccccgggagctcctgcagcagctctgcgcTCAG GTGCAGGGAGGCGCCCGGCCGGgtctggagcagctcctggccgTGAGGAGTTCCTTCTCCGGCTCCGTGCTGGCGTTGAACGCGCTCCGGGCGGAGCACGCG AGAGCCCTGAGCCGCGTGCTCTTCCTCACCCCGCACTTCCCGGCCTTCCTCCTGCGGCGCCGCCTGCGCAGCCACGTCCTGGAGATCCGGCACCTGGACCGCGCCCTGCTGCACCTGGGCCCGGGCCAGCTCTCCGAGGAGGAGCTGCGAGCG GCCTGTTACCTGCGTGGGCTGAACCCCACTCGGCTGGGCCGGGCCGAGTGCCGAGCGTGGCTGGAGCAGTGGCTCCGGCTCTCCTGCGAGCTCCGAG CCTCTGAAGCCTCGCTGCTGGCCCACAGCATGGTCCTGCTGTCCCTCAACTACAGGCAAGCCCCAGAGTGa
- the LOC120748273 gene encoding basic proline-rich protein-like isoform X5 yields the protein MALSRAAARGGLWRLGPSALSPPRERMQPQLALGVPRSQVRSRSSRAASRALVAAVVAAAQRVNASFEQYLQRSFPRFYLLHSTFKTGIQALFLEVKEIGKIKSRMRRQRLSARQLPYRDMERLRQAVPQGRAQGHSHRDHRHPALRQFPGHCLDVFLPTAAPDPPLLDSQAAAGVPGRLRPRAPALVPRRAARPGAGGAGPAPAPAPGAPAAALRSGRRPAGSGAAPGREEFLLRLRAGVERAPGGARESPEPRALPHPALPGLPPAAPPAQPRPGDPAPGPRPAAPGPGPALRGGAASGLLPAWAEPHSAGPGRVPSVAGAVAPALLRAPSL from the exons ATGGCGCTGTCCAGGGCCGCGGCCCGGGGGGGGCTCTGGCGCCTCGGCCCCTCCGCCCTGAGCCCCCCCCGCGAGCGGATGCAGCCGCAACTCGCTCTGGGCGTGCCCAG GTCCCAGGTGCGTTCCCGGTCCTCCCGCGCCGCCTCCCGCGCCCTCGTGGCCGCCGTGGTCGCCGCAGCCCAGAGGGTGAATGCCAGCTTCGAGCAGTACCTGCAAAGGAGCTTCCCCCGCTTCTACCTCCTGCACAGCACCTTCAAAACAG ggatCCAAGCGCTCTTCCTGGAGGTGAAGGAGATCGGGAAAATCAAATCCAGGATGCGGCGGCAGCGGCTGAGCGCGCGGCAGCTCCCGTACCGCGACATGGAGCGGCTGCGCCAG GCAGTTCCGCAGGGACGTGCTCAAGGCCATTCCCATCGGGATCATCGCCATCCCGCCCTTCGCCAATTTCCTGGTCATTGTCTTGAT GTATTTCTTCCCACGGCAGCTCCTGATCCGCCACTTCTGGACtcccaagcagcagctggagttcCTGGACGCCTACGACCGCGCGCGCCGGCTCTCGTACCCCGACGTGCTGCGCGGCCTGGCGCTGGCGGCGCgggccctgccccagccccagccccgggagctcctgcagcagctctgcgcTCAG GGAGGCGCCCGGCCGGgtctggagcagctcctggccgTGAGGAGTTCCTTCTCCGGCTCCGTGCTGGCGTTGAACGCGCTCCGGGCGGAGCACGCG AGAGCCCTGAGCCGCGTGCTCTTCCTCACCCCGCACTTCCCGGCCTTCCTCCTGCGGCGCCGCCTGCGCAGCCACGTCCTGGAGATCCGGCACCTGGACCGCGCCCTGCTGCACCTGGGCCCGGGCCAGCTCTCCGAGGAGGAGCTGCGAGCG GCCTGTTACCTGCGTGGGCTGAACCCCACTCGGCTGGGCCGGGCCGAGTGCCGAGCGTGGCTGGAGCAGTGGCTCCGGCTCTCCTGCGAGCTCCGAG CCTCTGA
- the LOC120748273 gene encoding basic proline-rich protein-like isoform X4 — MALSRAAARGGLWRLGPSALSPPRERMQPQLALGVPRSQVRSRSSRAASRALVAAVVAAAQRVNASFEQYLQRSFPRFYLLHSTFKTGIQALFLEVKEIGKIKSRMRRQRLSARQLPYRDMERLRQAVPQGRAQGHSHRDHRHPALRQFPGHCLDVFLPTAAPDPPLLDSQAAAGVPGRLRPRAPALVPRRAARPGAGGAGPAPAPAPGAPAAALRSGAGRRPAGSGAAPGREEFLLRLRAGVERAPGGARESPEPRALPHPALPGLPPAAPPAQPRPGDPAPGPRPAAPGPGPALRGGAASGLLPAWAEPHSAGPGRVPSVAGAVAPALLRAPSL; from the exons ATGGCGCTGTCCAGGGCCGCGGCCCGGGGGGGGCTCTGGCGCCTCGGCCCCTCCGCCCTGAGCCCCCCCCGCGAGCGGATGCAGCCGCAACTCGCTCTGGGCGTGCCCAG GTCCCAGGTGCGTTCCCGGTCCTCCCGCGCCGCCTCCCGCGCCCTCGTGGCCGCCGTGGTCGCCGCAGCCCAGAGGGTGAATGCCAGCTTCGAGCAGTACCTGCAAAGGAGCTTCCCCCGCTTCTACCTCCTGCACAGCACCTTCAAAACAG ggatCCAAGCGCTCTTCCTGGAGGTGAAGGAGATCGGGAAAATCAAATCCAGGATGCGGCGGCAGCGGCTGAGCGCGCGGCAGCTCCCGTACCGCGACATGGAGCGGCTGCGCCAG GCAGTTCCGCAGGGACGTGCTCAAGGCCATTCCCATCGGGATCATCGCCATCCCGCCCTTCGCCAATTTCCTGGTCATTGTCTTGAT GTATTTCTTCCCACGGCAGCTCCTGATCCGCCACTTCTGGACtcccaagcagcagctggagttcCTGGACGCCTACGACCGCGCGCGCCGGCTCTCGTACCCCGACGTGCTGCGCGGCCTGGCGCTGGCGGCGCgggccctgccccagccccagccccgggagctcctgcagcagctctgcgcTCAG GTGCAGGGAGGCGCCCGGCCGGgtctggagcagctcctggccgTGAGGAGTTCCTTCTCCGGCTCCGTGCTGGCGTTGAACGCGCTCCGGGCGGAGCACGCG AGAGCCCTGAGCCGCGTGCTCTTCCTCACCCCGCACTTCCCGGCCTTCCTCCTGCGGCGCCGCCTGCGCAGCCACGTCCTGGAGATCCGGCACCTGGACCGCGCCCTGCTGCACCTGGGCCCGGGCCAGCTCTCCGAGGAGGAGCTGCGAGCG GCCTGTTACCTGCGTGGGCTGAACCCCACTCGGCTGGGCCGGGCCGAGTGCCGAGCGTGGCTGGAGCAGTGGCTCCGGCTCTCCTGCGAGCTCCGAG CCTCTGA